The sequence CCGTCCTCACCAGCGAATACCTCTCGCGCAAGTTCTGGTACACGGTGCGCGTCGAACGCGTCGAGCTGCCGAACGGCACGATCATCCCCGAGTACTGGGTGCAGGAATATGTCCCCTGGGTGAACGTGGTGGCGGTGACCACCGACGGGAACGTGCTGCTCTTGCGCCAGTACCGCCACGGCATCGGCCAGGTGCACTATGAAATCCCCGCCGGCACCACCGACCCGGGCGAGACGTCGATGGAGGCGGCCGCGCGCCGCGAGCTTCTGGAAGAAACCGGTTACGGCGGGGGGCGCTGGTCGCCTTTGATGACGTTGTCGGCCAACCCGGCCCTGACCACCAATCTCACGTACACGTTCCTGGCCGAAGAGGTGGTCCCGATAGCGGCGCCCGATCCGGGGGCCAGCGAGGATCTCCGCCTGCACCCCACACCCGTCGGTGAGGTCGAGGCGCTGATCGACAGCGGCGAGATGATCCAGTCGCTGCACGTCGCCCCGCTGACCAAGTTCCTGCTGCGCTGGCGCACCGGACGCATCAAGGTCGGCGGCGCGCCATGATGCCCGACGAGATCATCGGCCTTCTGCGCTCGAAGATCACCTTGAAGTGGCCCGACGGCCACGAGACGGTCTACCCCGCGCGGCAATTGCGCCTGCGCTGCCGCTGCGCGATGTGCATCGAAGAAACCTCCGGCCGCCCCCTGCTGGATCCGGCCACCGTCGCCGACACCGTGCGCGCCAAAGGCATCGGCCTGGTCGGTCAATACGCCATCAGCATCGACTGGAGCGACGGCCACAACACCGGCATCTACAGTTTCCGCGATCTGCGCGCCAACTGTCCCTGCGCTGCCTGCGCCGCCGAACGCGGTTAGCTGGCCCGGGCAGCGGCACCGGCGCGACGAGATGTCCGGTGAATTTGTTCCCCGAAGGGACATTCCCTTCGCTGCCGGATCGCGAATCCAACAAAAACACAGATCACCACCCTCCAATGACACGACCACTGTCATTGAACGCGCAAATGATCGTTCTGGAGTCAACGGCGGCATCTTTCAAAATCCTTCAGTGAAATTTGCGGCATTTCCCAATTAATTTCTTCTTTCATTGTTTCGTTTACTGACTGTTTGTTCATTGTTGACTTGGATCAACTGAACGCGTTCCTATCGCGTTCATGAAAACACCCCCGGGTTTCCTTTCGCGCATCTTCTTCGCGGCGCTCATGACCCTGACGTTTGCCTGTAGCAGCAGCGGCGGCAAATCGGGCGGCAGCGGGGGCAGCGGCGGCAGCGGCGGCAGCGACGACGATGGCGGATCCGCGACCTGCGGCGCGCCCGGCCAACCGTGCTGCGGCGGCAACGCCTGCAACGAAAGCGGTTGCTGTGTTCCCATGGCTTCGACCACCGGGGGCGGCACGATGCGGGCCTGTGTCGGCGTCGGCCAGACCTGTTCGGGGATGGGACTCACCGGAATGTGCAAGGCCGGGGAGTGCAGCAACAGCGCCGGTAAGCCGTGCGGCGGCATCAACGGTCTTTGTTGCGGCGGCGTGATCGCTGACTCCGACGGCGGTTCCGGATCCAGCAATCAGTTCTGCACCGCCAGCGGCACGGCCTGCGATCTGGGATTCTGCCGGGTCTGTGGCGGCGAAAAACAGGGCTGTTGCCAGGGCAACGGAACCAACCAGTGCAAATCGGGTTTGTTCTGTATCGGCACCGTCACCGCCGACGGCGGCGCGGGCGACGATCAATGTCTTCCTTGCGGCGCCAAAGGACAGCGTTGCTGCAGCAACGATCCGGCGTGCAACACCGGACTTGGTTGCGCCGACCCGCCCGGCGATAACAACAGCATGTGCTCTGAGACCTGCGGCGCCTCGGGCGCGGCTTGCTGCGAAGGCGGCAATTGCCAGACCGGCCTGGTTTGCGGCGGCCAGGCGGACGGCGGCGGTGGCGGAACCTGCGGTCCGTGCGGCGGCGACGGCCAGCCTTGCTGCGACACCGGAAACGACTGCACCACCGGTCTAAGCTGCGTGCTTTCCGGGGCGGGCAATAAATGCTCGGCCTGTGGCGGCTCGGGCCAGCCTTGCTGTGGCACCGGCAACAATGGCAGCTGCACGGCAGGCCTCGGCTGCGCCGGCCGCGACGACAACGCCGGAACGCCGGGCATGTGTGGCGCCTGCGGCGCCCAAGGACAGCCGTGCTGCTCGACGGCGGGCGCGGACGCCGGCACCGTCACTCAGTGCATGACGGATCTGTCGTGTCTGGTTTCGGCCACCGGCCGCCAGTGTGGCGCGTGCGGCGGTTCGGGACAGCCCTGCTGCGGCACCGGCAACAACGGCACCTGCAGCGCAGGTTTCGCGTGTGGTGGCCGTGACAGCGGAATGGGTCTGCCGGGAATGTGCGCCGCCTGCGGCGATACCGGCCAGCTGTGTTGCCCGAACGGCGGAGGCGCTGACGGGGGCACGTCGCCCTGCCTGACCGGCTTCTCGTGCTTGCTGACGGCCACCACCAATCAGTGCGGGGCCTGCGGCGCTTCGGGCCAGCCCTGCTGCGGCACCGGCAATAATGGCTCGTGTACGACTGGCCTCGCCTGCACCGGGCG comes from Polyangia bacterium and encodes:
- a CDS encoding NUDIX hydrolase; protein product: MPLHLPDDPKPWTVLTSEYLSRKFWYTVRVERVELPNGTIIPEYWVQEYVPWVNVVAVTTDGNVLLLRQYRHGIGQVHYEIPAGTTDPGETSMEAAARRELLEETGYGGGRWSPLMTLSANPALTTNLTYTFLAEEVVPIAAPDPGASEDLRLHPTPVGEVEALIDSGEMIQSLHVAPLTKFLLRWRTGRIKVGGAP
- a CDS encoding DUF971 domain-containing protein; translated protein: MMPDEIIGLLRSKITLKWPDGHETVYPARQLRLRCRCAMCIEETSGRPLLDPATVADTVRAKGIGLVGQYAISIDWSDGHNTGIYSFRDLRANCPCAACAAERG